The nucleotide window AATAACAACGCCTTTAGTTAAAACAAATGTTGCAAAGCTCTAACTCCATTCATTCATTGAACCAATATCATCAATCCAATTAATCACAAATTCTTAATTACATgttatttatttacaatttgCTTCAGACAAGTTAAATTGATCAGTAGCTACTAGACATATCCACAACAAGATGAAAAGCATACATAAGACTAGAGGGAACAGCTTACGTTTTAGCAGCTTGTTTGCCTTTGCCAATTGCAGCCCCAAAATATCTCTGCAGAACATATAAAgtcagataaaaaaaaaagacgctAGAAATTGAAAACAGGCATCTCTGAGGAAAGACTTACATATGAAATGCCGGAAGGCTCAATCATGTACAACTGGGGTCCATCTTTATCATAACCTCCAAGAATGACTCCACAACCAAAAGGccttgaaaaaataaataaaaaatcgtTTTAATTTTCAATTCAAGCAAAGGAGAAATACAAGGAGGAGGTAGAGATGAAAGGGGACAACAAACCTAAGCCACCAATAGAGAGTACACAAATGAACATAACTTGCAACACGCTCTGAAAGCTCCTTCACAGGTACAGCGTCTCCATAAACACTATTATTCCCCCACATGTCAAAGTGTTCAGttaaagaaagcaaaaaaaaaaagatcaatcaGATGCTTTAGAGTGAGAGAGTACCTCTCATAGCTTCTGGCTTCAGATTTAGCACGTGCAACAATTTGCCTCCCATCAGCAGCAAGCCCAGCAACAGCCTGGACATGAGAAACTCCTTTTAAGACCAAAGAAGACAACAATAAGAAAAGGTAACAAAGAGCATACCATGCCAGCGTGACGATGAACAGAATGGATCCTCCGGTTGGATCCGGGTAGCATCATCTTAGATGCAATAAGCTTCTCCACACCCTTTAAAACCAAtccaaaaagataaaaacaCTAACTCAGTTAAAGACCAAATCCTTTTGTAATATTCTGTTTCAAAAGGGAGAGCGAAACGAACCATTACAATCCCGTCCTTGCACTTGATTCCAACAACAGTTCTGCtcaataaaataaatgttaaaaaaaaccCTAATATCGTGAATCGGATCTGAGGAGATAGAGAGAAGGAAGACTAACTAACCCGCTGTTGTCGACAGCTTTGGCGGCGTACTCGATCTGGAAAACACGGCCATCGGGAGAGAAGGTCGTGACTGAGAGATCGTATCCTGTTCCAATGCTGCTCATCTTCTTCGACTGTTGtttactctctttctctcctctctAGCGATTTAACAAGGATCGGGGAATTGggtttttctttcttctcaaGCCAGAATAGCTTCTAAAGTTGTCGGATATCTAAACGATCCGGGTGGGTCTATTCTGTTACTATTGGGCTTTACTCTTGGCccattatattttctttattaatcttttacaatttttttgacAATGGCTTTGGGTATTCAGCTGTTGCTTTTTCACTGAGTTTTCCCATGGGTAACTGTTTTTACTGAAACAGTTTCAGAATTATCTTCTGACTGGAGTGGagcagtctttttttttttgtgtaactggGCTTTCATATTAAATAGCAAAAAAGGAAAATGTTTACAAGCCTTGAGGCCTTAGTTCAAGGACCGAGACCATTATAGAACACTCATATTAATAGAACCTTTCATAGTAAAAGAACCTTTGCGGCCCAGAATTTGGAGGTAGTTCATTGCTGGAAGGAGAAAGATTACGGAGGGAAAGAAACGTGAAACCGATCATGCTGATCGGAACCAAAACTGCATCGCAGATGAAGCTAGAGATGGATGTGAGTGACGGAGGGTCTGGATCTTGTTTCTCAGCTGACGATCAATTAGGGGGAGGAGAGTATCCACCGATCGGAAGCTATTTGCATGCAGCCTCTGATTCCTTTCATTCCAGAGCCAGTAAATGGTTGACTGCCATGCCCACAGAGTGAGGATCCTTTGGTGCCTGAGAGACTTTTGTCGGGGTAGTGCCATCATCTGGTATAGCGTCAAATTCCAGTCAGGTAACGCCAAGAGCCCGCACCTCCGAGCAATTTGAGTCCAGAGATCGAGACTGAAGGAGCATTCCATAAACAGGTGGTTCCTTGATTCGTCAGAGGAGTTGCAGAGTAGGCAATTCGTGGGCGTTTGATAGCCCCATCTCTGCATCCTGTCCCTTGTAGGCGACCTGTTTAGTACAAAGAGCCAAGTTAAGAAATTGTGACGCGGAATACCAAAAGGAGACCAGACAATGGAGCCCCAATCAACTTCTTCTAGCTCTCCCTTGAGTGCAGTATACATTTCGCCAGTACTGTAAACATTGGTGAGCCTTCCATTTAGTTCCCATTCGAAATAGTCTTGATCCTCAGTTAGCGTTACCGTTGTTAAGAAAGCCTGAAGGTGAAGTTGATTGTCTGATCTCGCAGGTGGGATTCTCCAGACCCCATTGTT belongs to Brassica rapa cultivar Chiifu-401-42 chromosome A07, CAAS_Brap_v3.01, whole genome shotgun sequence and includes:
- the LOC103829643 gene encoding proteasome subunit alpha type-3 — encoded protein: MSSIGTGYDLSVTTFSPDGRVFQIEYAAKAVDNSGTVVGIKCKDGIVMGVEKLIASKMMLPGSNRRIHSVHRHAGMAVAGLAADGRQIVARAKSEARSYESVYGDAVPVKELSERVASYVHLCTLYWWLRPFGCGVILGGYDKDGPQLYMIEPSGISYRYFGAAIGKGKQAAKTEIEKLKLSEMTCKEGVIEVAKIIYKLHDEAKDKAFELEMSWICEESKREHQKVPDDLLEEAKTAAKTALEEMDAD